A section of the Delphinus delphis chromosome 1, mDelDel1.2, whole genome shotgun sequence genome encodes:
- the LOC132440161 gene encoding large ribosomal subunit protein uL3-like — MSHRKFSTPRHGSLGFLPQKRSSRHHGKVKSFPEDDSSKPVHLTAFLGYKAGMTHIVREVDRPGSKVNKKEVVEAVTIMETPPMVIVGYMETPRGLRTFKTIFAEHISDECKRRFYKNWHKSKKKAFTKYCKKWQDVDGKKQLERDFNSLKKYYQVIHVIAHTQMRLLPLRQKKAHLMEIRLNGGTEAEKLDWARERLEQQVPVNQVFGQDEMIDVIGVTKGKGYKGVTSRWHTKKLPRKTHRGLRKVTCIGAWRPARVAFSVAQARQKGYHHHTEINKKIYKIGQGYLIKDGKLIKNNAFTDYDLSDKSINPLGGFVHYGEVTNDFVMIKGCVVGTKKQVLTLGKSLLVQTKQRALEKIDLKFIDTTSKFGHGCFQTVEEKKAFMGPLKKDRIAKEEGT, encoded by the coding sequence ATGTCTCACAGGAAGTTCTCCACTCCCAGGCATGGGTCCCTGGGCTTTCTGCCTCAGAAGCGCAGCAGCCGGCACCATGGGAAGGTGAAGAGCTTCCCCGAGGATGACTCTtccaagcccgtgcacctcacAGCCTTCCTCGGCTACAAGGCTGGCATGACCCACATTGTGAGGGAGGTTGATAGGCCAGGGTCCAAGGTGAACAAGAAGGAAGTTGTGGAGGCTGTGACCATCATGGAGACGCCACCCATGGTCATTGTGGGCTACATGGAAACACCTCGAGGCCTCCGGACCTTTAAGACCATCTTTGCTGAGCACATCAGTGATGAATGCAAAAGACGCTTCTATAAGAACTGGCATAAATCTAAGAAGAAGGCCTTCACCAAATACTGCAAGAAGTGGCAGGATGTAGATGGCAAGAAGCAGCTGGAGAGGGACTTCAACAGCTTGAAGAAGTACTACCAGGTCATTCATGTCATTGCCCACACCCAGATGCGCCTGCTTCCTCTACGCCAGAAGAAGGCCCACCTCATGGAGATCCGGCTGAATGGAGGCACTGAGGCCGAAAAACTGGACTGGGCCCGAGAGAGGCTAGAGCAGCAGGTCCCTGTGAACCAAGTGTTTGGGCAGGATGAGATGATTGATGTCATTGGGGTGACCAAGGGCAAAGGCTACAAAGGGGTCACCAGCCGTTGGCACACCAAGAAGCTGCCCCGTAAGACCCACCGAGGGCTGCGCAAGGTTACCTGTATTGGGGCGTGGCGTCCTGCACGGGTGGCCTTCTCTGTGGCTCAGGCCAGGCAGAAAGGCTACCATCACCACACCGAGATCAACAAGAAGATCTACAAGATTGGCCAGGGCTACCTCATCAAGGATGGCAAACTGATCAAGAACAATGCCTTTACTGATTATGATCTGTCTGACAAGAGCATCAACCCTCTGGGTGGCTTTGTCCACTACGGTGAAGTGACCAATGACTTTGTCATGATCAAAGGCTGTGTGGTAGGAACCAAGAAGCAAGTGCTCACCCTTGGCAAGTCCTTGCTGGTGCAGACCAAACAGCGGGCCCTGGAGAAGATTGACCTTAAGTTTATTGACACCACCTCCAAATTTGGCCATGGCTGTTTCCAGACTGTGGAGGAGAAGAAAGCGTTCATGGGACCACTTAAGAAGGACCGAATTGCAAAGGAAGAAGGGACCTAA